A region of the Stieleria neptunia genome:
AAAGCGGACTTGCTTGACGAACAAGGCGTGACCGGTGTCGATGCGGGCCGAGAGAAAGCAGGTTCGCATCAAGCCGAAGGTGCAACGGTAGTGTTTGTCTCGATTGACAACTCGCTCGCTGCGATCCTCGCCATTACCGATCCGATCAAGGAAAGCACGCCCTCGGCATTGAATACGCTGCATCATCTCGGGTTAAAGGTCGTGATGCTGACAGGCGATGCTGAACTGACCGCGAAAGCCGTGGCAAACGAGTTGGGCATTGATGAGTTTCATGCGGGCGTTTCACCTAAGGACAAACACGAATTTGTCCAGAAACTGAAGCGAGAAGGCAAGATCGTCGCGATGTGCGGTGATGGAATTAACGACGCACCGGCATTAGCCGAGTCCAACGTGGGCATTGCGATGGGAACCGGAACTGGCGTCGCGATCGAGTCAGCGGGTGTCACACTCGTAGGCGGTGACCTACGGGGGGTCGCGGCGGCGGGTAACCTGAGCCGAAAGACGATGAGTAACATCCGGCAAAATCTGTTCTTCGCCTTCATTTACAATGCCCTCGGTATTCCCGTCGCGGCGGGGCTTCTGTACCCATTCTTTGGCGTTTTGCTCAGTCCTATGATTGCTGCAGCGGCGATGAGCTTGAGCAGTGTGTCCGTGATTGCGAACGCATTGCGTCTTCGAACAGCCAAGCTGACCTGAATGGCTTTCGTGTTAGCGACGGATCTTTCACGGATTTCTTTGGTTTTCCGTGAAGAAACGACCTTCAGCGATCATCTAAACTCCACACATGGTTGAAAATTCGCACTCCCGTGGCGAAACGTCGCCTAAAGGAGTGCTGATGTTCGTAAGCGAAGTGGTGATTGAGCGAGCGATTTACGGTGAGTCGGAGGCTCAGCGCGAGATTTACGAGGCACTTTATCCTCGCGTCTACCGGCTGGTCCGGCGGATCGCTGGTGAAACGGATGCGGACGATGTGAGCCAAGATGCGTTCATGCAGGTGCTGTCGAAGCTGGATTCGTATGGCGGCAAATCTGCATTCGCAACTTGGGTCCATCGTGTCGCAGTCAATCAGGCTCTGCAGCACGTCCGCTCTCGCAGTCGGCATCCAGCCGAACCGCTCTACGAGAGTTCGATGACCGGACATGACACGAGAGGACCAGCTGGGTTATCCGAGCTTTTGGACGCGGCGATGCATCGAATTGATGTCGAGCTGAGATTAGTCTTCCAGCTCAAAGAGATTGACGGGATGGCCTACGCAGAGATCGCGCAGACGGTGGGAATTCCCGAGGGGACAGTTGCCTCGCGAATGAATCGAGCAAGGCGCGAACTTCAGCTACAACTTATTGATCTTGGGTGGGAACCTTAACATGCGATGCCAAGAAGCCGCTGAAAAGCTTTCGGCTTACTTTGATAATGAACTCGACAGTGAAATTGCGGCCCAAGTGAGCCAGCATGCGGAGTCGTGTTCAGCCTGCCAAGCCGAATTGCGATCTTTTGCGGGGATTCGCGAGCTAGCGACGCAGTATCGTGAACCGGCCGCCAAAGCGCCGTCCTGGGAGGCGTTTGCCTCGCGAATGAATTCCGCGGAGCCGATGGTACTGCGTGCGTCTGCGAAAAAGCCCAGCGGCCGTCAGAGATTGAAAGATACCGCAATCATCATCGGCGCGCTCGCGGCCTCTGTTTTAGTATTGCTGTCGCTTCGACAAGGCCAAGTGCCGAGTGAACACACGGTTGCCCAACAGCATTCGCATGACCATTCTCATCCCGGAGCAATGGCTGGCATGGCGCCAACGCCCATCGACTTTCAAGATGTCGTTCTGGATTTCGATCAGGATTCCAACATGGCCGTAAGTTCGTTTGCTTCCAAGTACGACGGAACAGAAGTGTCGATTGACGAAGCAGAAAAGGACATGGGCTTCCGACCTCAGGCGAGAAAGTCGCTTCCTGCGGGCGTTCAGTTGGTTTCGACACGATTGTTGAAATTGCCTGAATGCAACTGCGCCGAAGGCGAATGTTTATGTGGTCCGGATGGTTGCAATTGCGTCGCATGTGTTTGCCAGCGTCCCGACGGATCGACGTTCATGCTGGTCGAAAAGTGCAAGTCTCAAAAGGTGAGTTTCGGCGATTTGCCGGTACAGCTTGTACGTCGAGGAAATCGAGAGTTGCAGGTTACTCAAGGCAAGAATGGGCTAGCCGCTTCTTGGGAAGGCACTCACGCAAGGATGACCGCGATTGGTTTGCGTGATGAGATCGAATTGGGCGTGCTTTTGGCGGCGAACTGAGAAGACTAAGTCCACCCGTTCGATGTGCGAATCGTTTTCGCGGTCGAAAACTCACGGCACAGCCACAAGCGCAGAGCTACTGTCGATTCTCCTATCAGCCACGCGTGCAATCTCGCAGTAAGGGGCCGACGCACAAGCAGCCTTGGCAGTACCCCAAGACCGATCCACGCCGTTACCGCAGCCGCTAGTTCTATAGACAACTTGCACGGCACTAACGAGCGCAGCCAACGGTCAAGAGCTGGCTGCGTTTTCTGTCTATCAATGGCGATCGTCTTTTTCACGTAGCATCATTTCAGAAGTCCCCAATCAAACATGCGAGAGACCGATGAGCAGGTCGAATAGGAATCGAGTCGGAGGAAACAGTTCGCCATCGCGGCGATCACAATGCAAGCGTACCCCTTGCACGGTAAAGATGACGCAGGTGGTTTTAGCTCGCTTTTCCTCCCACTGCCTCTCCGTCACATCCAAGCTACAATGGATTTTTTACCCGACTCTCAGCGAAGTCGCTCTCGCATTCAATTGAACGATCCTCTGTAATCCCATGCTTACCAACGACGAAAAAAGGAAACTCAACAACCGACTTCGCCGCGTCGTAGGGCAGGTCGAGGCTGTCGGGCGGATGATCGAGAACGAGGATTATTGTGTGGACATTCTGATGCAACTGTCGGCGGCAACAGGCGCTCTGGGAAAAGTCGGCCAGATCGTTTTGGAAGAGCATCTAAAAACGTGCGTTGCTGAGGCGGTTCAGAATGGTAACGCGAAAGAACGCGAGGAAAAGATTGACGAACTGGTGAAACTGTTTCGCAAGTATGCGGGAGTCATTGATTGACGTGGAACGATTCGTCCTACTCGCTACCAGCTTGCACTCGCTCGAACCCTGCATGACCAATCATCGCGCCACGCATCGAGGTGGCTAGACTGACGAATCGTTTTTTTGGATGCTCACTCGATCTCAATTCTTCAGCCATTCCCACTATTCTTGGGAAATCGTCCGGTTTCTTCGGTGAGCTGTCGATTCGTGAAGTTTTCGGGGATTCAGAGCATCCAACCAGTTCAGCTCAATTTTTCTGAGCGTTTATCAATTCCGATGTGAGGAACTTATGAAACGCATCAAGACGCCTGCGTTTTGGCGACGGCTCCCGTTGACGCGTCAACTACTGCTGGCAGTCAATTCCTTTCTGCTGGTAATTGTCGGAAGCTTTCTATTCGTTGACCATCGGCTCCGCGTGCGGCGAGCAGTGCAGCAGACCAAAGTCGCTTTGGCAGAGGAGGCAAAGACGTTGTATGAATCTGCTGCCGCCATCGAGGGGGAGAGCACGGAGCCCATTCAGAAACTGGTCGACAGTGTTTGTGCGCGGATGAATTCTGATGATTCGCCCGGTCATCATATCGCTTTGCAGTGGCAGGGCGAGTTTCTGCAAGCTCAGTCACATGGTCGGGCGTCACCGCAAATGTTTGATGCCATGATGGCGGCTGCTAGTCCTCAATCAAGCGAACGCGGGCGTTGATTTTGGATGACGGCTGTAGATTTCCGAGGCGCAGCGGGGCACGCGGGAGCACTGCTCCTTATCAAAAATTTCGCAATGTATGGTGCTCAATGTTTCGTTTCTCGGGTTAGGCGTTAGCGGCGGTACCGGAGCGTCCGGACTCCGGCTTCGTTGGTTGCGACGTGTCACGTTCGAAGCGGCATCGCAATATGGTCACTGAGCGTGAACAAATTTTCGACGCCGAGACGGTATGTCAGAATCCGCAACTTCAACTGACGCGATGAGCGGATGACTTGGGCCGGGATCTGGATCAACGATGTCAGGAACGTCGAAAACTCCATTTTGATCACGCGGTCACGGAGCCGCTTCCTCGCCTTCTTCTGACCCGGATTCCCTTTGACGCGGACCATCAGTCCACTCCAAAGCTTCAGCGTCCAGGCAAGAGAAGCGAACAACATGTACGCCCAATTGCTTTCCAGTGAATCCAGTGGCGCGGTCAATGCGTGACTCGCCTTGAGCTGGCTAATCGTGTTTTCCTGATCGCAGCGATGATTGCCGTCTCCGATCAATTCACGCGACTGCTTTTCTTGCTTTGGTTCATTGCTGATGTAGAAGAAGTACTTTTCGGTGCTGAACAGGAATTGCTGTCCGGTCGTGACGTCGATGTTTTTGCGAACAGCAACCATCCGGTAGGGACGCTTGCAGTTGCCGGGCTGATACGGAAACTCAGCGTAGCTTTCAGCACGCAGTTTTTTGTTCTCGTAGCCATTTTCTACGACGATTTGCTCTTTGTAATTCGGACGTTTTGCACGCGGATTTTTCGAAGTCGATCTTTGCCGCCGGAGCGGTTTCCATGCCGATTCGTCGAGGGAATCGGCAATTGCAGTCAGTGTTTTGTTGGCGTCATAACCAAACACAAAACGGACGCCCTGCGCGTCCCATCGATCGAGATGTTGAGTTGACGAAAAGTCTGTGTCACCACGCAACAGGATCTTTCGAAACCCGGCACTGCGACACAATTCGATCGCCCTGTCGAAGTAGAACGATGAGCCTTCACCGCTGGGACGATTGCCGCTGCGGTTGGCCAGATACAGCAACTCTTTGGTTTCCGCGAGCGTTACAACCAGTGGATGGTATCCCCACTGACCTTTGTAGTTGATTCCGACGCCCTCCTTCTTTTCACCGCAAGTCTCAACCATCGTACCATCGGCTTCAATC
Encoded here:
- a CDS encoding metal-sensitive transcriptional regulator encodes the protein MLTNDEKRKLNNRLRRVVGQVEAVGRMIENEDYCVDILMQLSAATGALGKVGQIVLEEHLKTCVAEAVQNGNAKEREEKIDELVKLFRKYAGVID
- a CDS encoding anti-sigma factor family protein, whose translation is MRCQEAAEKLSAYFDNELDSEIAAQVSQHAESCSACQAELRSFAGIRELATQYREPAAKAPSWEAFASRMNSAEPMVLRASAKKPSGRQRLKDTAIIIGALAASVLVLLSLRQGQVPSEHTVAQQHSHDHSHPGAMAGMAPTPIDFQDVVLDFDQDSNMAVSSFASKYDGTEVSIDEAEKDMGFRPQARKSLPAGVQLVSTRLLKLPECNCAEGECLCGPDGCNCVACVCQRPDGSTFMLVEKCKSQKVSFGDLPVQLVRRGNRELQVTQGKNGLAASWEGTHARMTAIGLRDEIELGVLLAAN
- a CDS encoding RNA polymerase sigma factor, which codes for MVENSHSRGETSPKGVLMFVSEVVIERAIYGESEAQREIYEALYPRVYRLVRRIAGETDADDVSQDAFMQVLSKLDSYGGKSAFATWVHRVAVNQALQHVRSRSRHPAEPLYESSMTGHDTRGPAGLSELLDAAMHRIDVELRLVFQLKEIDGMAYAEIAQTVGIPEGTVASRMNRARRELQLQLIDLGWEP
- a CDS encoding IS1380 family transposase; this encodes MIRPLRAKYELANKVEAISCGGIGMIMQLVQQLGLRKHINQSAPVFKLHAPYDEADHVLNIALNLLAGGTCLEHLEHRRTDQAYLDALGAERIPDPTTAGDFCRRFDGFKLLLLMQGINAARKKVWKQQSDAFFEQATIEADGTMVETCGEKKEGVGINYKGQWGYHPLVVTLAETKELLYLANRSGNRPSGEGSSFYFDRAIELCRSAGFRKILLRGDTDFSSTQHLDRWDAQGVRFVFGYDANKTLTAIADSLDESAWKPLRRQRSTSKNPRAKRPNYKEQIVVENGYENKKLRAESYAEFPYQPGNCKRPYRMVAVRKNIDVTTGQQFLFSTEKYFFYISNEPKQEKQSRELIGDGNHRCDQENTISQLKASHALTAPLDSLESNWAYMLFASLAWTLKLWSGLMVRVKGNPGQKKARKRLRDRVIKMEFSTFLTSLIQIPAQVIRSSRQLKLRILTYRLGVENLFTLSDHIAMPLRT